One Agrococcus jenensis genomic region harbors:
- a CDS encoding PspC domain-containing protein, which translates to MASVFDTIRSAGFRRGPQRLLAGICGGIAAKLRINVWIVRVLMLLLFALPVVGWGLYLVIWVVTPNESGSIPLERWLGRR; encoded by the coding sequence ATGGCCTCCGTCTTCGACACCATCCGCTCCGCCGGCTTCCGCCGCGGCCCGCAGCGACTGCTCGCCGGCATCTGCGGCGGCATCGCCGCCAAGCTGCGCATCAACGTCTGGATCGTGCGCGTCCTGATGCTGCTGCTCTTCGCCCTGCCCGTCGTCGGGTGGGGCCTCTACCTCGTCATCTGGGTGGTCACGCCCAACGAGTCAGGCTCGATCCCGCTCGAGCGGTGGCTCGGCCGCCGCTGA
- the dinB gene encoding DNA polymerase IV, with protein MSKQDGSDRLVSGPDVDDTTATILHVDLDAFFASASLLSRPDLVGLPVVIGHDSTRSVVTAATYEARRYGVHSAMPMGRALRLCPSAVILEPDFSLYQRLSKQVMAILDDVSPDVERLGIDEAFVGIAGLRRLSGGANRIGPALRARIRAETGLVASVGAAGTKYVAKLASSRAKPDGMLVVPDDAVVGFLHPQPVSALWGVGPKQQERLERYGLNTVGDVARTPPERLAAWFGPATGAHLAALAWGRDSRTVQERAEQERGHEQSFGHNHTFHHDITDRAEQQGEILRLATGVGRRLRDAGVQARTVTLTVRFHDFRTITRSRTLPEPTDVTRVLVETAWSLLEALGPIPPVRLLGVRASGVQDAADLGLLWDDTATWGSAERAMDAVHDRFGAAAVAPASMLRRERKRADLGPSGGD; from the coding sequence GTGAGCAAGCAGGACGGGTCCGATCGCCTCGTCTCGGGGCCCGACGTCGACGACACGACGGCGACCATCCTGCACGTCGACCTCGACGCCTTCTTCGCCTCCGCGTCGCTGCTGAGCCGGCCCGACCTCGTCGGGCTGCCGGTCGTCATCGGCCACGACTCGACCCGCTCGGTCGTCACCGCCGCGACCTACGAGGCACGCAGGTACGGCGTGCACTCCGCGATGCCGATGGGCCGCGCGCTGCGGCTGTGCCCGAGCGCGGTCATCCTCGAGCCCGACTTCAGCCTCTACCAGCGGCTCTCGAAGCAGGTGATGGCCATCCTCGACGACGTCTCGCCCGACGTCGAGCGGCTCGGCATCGACGAGGCGTTCGTCGGCATCGCCGGTCTGCGGCGGCTGTCGGGCGGCGCGAACCGCATCGGACCGGCGCTCCGGGCGCGCATCCGCGCCGAGACGGGCCTCGTCGCCTCCGTCGGCGCGGCAGGCACGAAGTACGTCGCCAAGCTCGCGTCGTCGCGCGCGAAGCCCGACGGGATGCTCGTCGTGCCCGACGACGCGGTCGTCGGCTTCCTGCATCCGCAGCCCGTCTCGGCGCTCTGGGGCGTCGGCCCGAAGCAGCAGGAGCGGCTCGAGCGCTACGGTCTCAACACCGTCGGCGACGTCGCCCGCACCCCGCCCGAGCGGCTCGCCGCATGGTTCGGCCCCGCCACCGGTGCCCACCTCGCGGCCCTCGCCTGGGGGCGCGACTCGCGCACAGTGCAGGAGCGTGCGGAGCAGGAGCGCGGCCACGAGCAGTCGTTCGGCCACAACCACACGTTCCACCACGACATCACCGACCGCGCCGAGCAGCAGGGCGAGATCCTGCGCCTCGCGACCGGCGTCGGCCGGCGGCTCCGCGACGCGGGCGTGCAGGCGCGCACGGTGACGCTCACCGTGCGCTTCCACGACTTCCGCACGATCACGCGGTCGCGCACCCTGCCCGAGCCCACCGACGTGACGCGCGTGCTCGTCGAGACGGCGTGGTCGCTGCTCGAGGCGCTCGGGCCCATCCCGCCCGTGCGGCTGCTGGGCGTGCGCGCGAGCGGCGTGCAGGATGCCGCCGACCTCGGCCTGCTGTGGGACGACACCGCGACGTGGGGGAGCGCGGAGCGCGCGATGGACGCGGTGCACGACCGCTTCGGCGCCGCGGCCGTGGCGCCCGCGAGCATGCTGCGGCGCGAGCGCAAGCGGGCCGACCTGGGGCCGTCGGGCGGCGACTGA
- a CDS encoding M20/M25/M40 family metallo-hydrolase — protein MTDGLSRTAQLARDLIRFDTQNWGGGRSSGEADAAAYVAEVLASMGVESQTLESAPGRASVIARIDGTDPSLPLLVVHGHLDVVPADASEWSVDPFAGEIRDGCLWGRGAVDMKQMDAMILAALERILAAGRRPRRGLVIAFFADEEAGGEYGAHWLVREHPELFAGATEAISEVGGYSVEIAGTRAYLLQTAEKALQWILLRARGTAAHGSQHMRDNAVTKLARAVADVGAHEFPVELTDTTRALIAGVAELLGVEDDDPDAVAERTGTISRFLRSSLRHTANPTMLEAGYKHNVIPSVAEARIDVRPLPGREAEAIDAIKAVVGDDIEVELVHGDVGIEHSYSGELVEAMAAALTRHDPEARVLPYMLSGGTDNKSLSELGIAGYGFAPLKLTPELDFAAMFHGVDERVPLTALDFGTDVLEDLLLTY, from the coding sequence GTGACCGACGGCCTCTCCCGCACCGCCCAGCTCGCCAGGGACCTCATCCGGTTCGACACCCAGAACTGGGGCGGCGGTCGCTCCTCGGGCGAGGCCGACGCCGCCGCGTACGTGGCCGAGGTGCTCGCGTCGATGGGTGTCGAGAGCCAGACGCTCGAGTCCGCGCCGGGCCGCGCGAGCGTGATCGCCCGCATCGACGGCACCGATCCGTCGCTGCCGCTGCTCGTCGTGCACGGCCACCTCGACGTCGTGCCGGCGGACGCCTCCGAGTGGAGCGTCGACCCGTTCGCGGGCGAGATCCGCGACGGCTGCCTGTGGGGCCGCGGCGCCGTCGACATGAAGCAGATGGACGCGATGATCCTCGCGGCCCTCGAGCGCATCCTCGCCGCCGGCCGTCGCCCGCGCCGCGGCCTCGTGATCGCGTTCTTCGCCGACGAGGAGGCCGGCGGCGAGTACGGCGCCCACTGGCTCGTGCGCGAGCACCCGGAGCTCTTCGCGGGTGCGACCGAGGCGATCAGCGAGGTCGGCGGGTACTCCGTCGAGATCGCCGGCACCCGCGCCTACCTGCTGCAGACCGCCGAGAAGGCGCTCCAGTGGATCCTGCTCCGCGCCCGCGGCACCGCCGCGCACGGCTCGCAGCACATGCGCGACAACGCCGTCACGAAGCTCGCGCGCGCAGTCGCCGACGTCGGCGCGCACGAGTTCCCGGTCGAGCTGACCGACACGACGCGCGCCCTCATCGCTGGCGTCGCCGAGCTGCTCGGCGTCGAGGACGACGACCCGGATGCGGTCGCCGAGCGCACCGGGACGATCTCGCGCTTCCTGCGCTCGAGCCTGCGGCACACCGCCAACCCGACGATGCTCGAGGCCGGCTACAAGCACAACGTCATCCCCTCGGTCGCGGAGGCGCGGATCGACGTGCGGCCGCTGCCGGGCCGCGAGGCGGAGGCGATCGACGCGATCAAGGCGGTCGTCGGCGACGACATCGAGGTCGAGCTCGTGCACGGCGACGTGGGCATCGAGCACTCGTACAGCGGCGAGCTCGTCGAGGCGATGGCGGCCGCACTCACCCGGCACGACCCCGAGGCGCGGGTGCTGCCGTACATGCTCTCCGGCGGCACCGACAACAAGTCGCTCTCGGAGCTCGGCATCGCCGGCTACGGCTTCGCCCCCCTCAAGCTGACGCCCGAGCTCGACTTCGCCGCGATGTTCCACGGCGTCGACGAGCGCGTGCCGCTCACCGCGCTCGACTTCGGCACCGACGTGCTCGAAGACCTGCTGCTGACGTACTGA
- a CDS encoding HAD family hydrolase, translating to MILPAAVLFDMDGTLIDSEPSWMAAEARLAAEFDIPWTADDAESLVGIDLWDGARAFIARGVPLEADAIVERLVGEVIADLGDTLPARPGALELLRQLREQGVPVALVTMSTRALVDRIEAAFAAALGTAPFDATVAGDECERGKPHPEPYLRGASLLGVDPADAVAIEDSFTGVASALAAGITTIGVPHAVDVSRVPGVIHWPTLAGRTPADLAAAIREARA from the coding sequence GTGATCTTGCCTGCCGCCGTGCTGTTCGACATGGACGGCACCCTCATCGACTCGGAGCCGTCGTGGATGGCCGCTGAGGCTCGCCTCGCCGCCGAGTTCGACATCCCCTGGACCGCCGACGACGCGGAGTCGCTCGTCGGCATCGACCTCTGGGACGGCGCCCGCGCGTTCATCGCCCGGGGCGTGCCGCTCGAGGCCGACGCCATCGTCGAGCGCCTCGTCGGCGAGGTGATCGCCGACCTCGGCGACACCCTGCCCGCCCGGCCCGGCGCGCTCGAGCTGCTGCGCCAGCTGCGCGAGCAGGGCGTGCCCGTCGCGCTCGTGACGATGTCGACCCGCGCGCTCGTCGACCGCATCGAGGCCGCCTTCGCCGCGGCGCTCGGGACCGCGCCCTTCGACGCGACCGTCGCGGGCGACGAGTGCGAGCGCGGCAAGCCGCACCCCGAGCCCTACCTGCGCGGCGCGTCGCTGCTGGGCGTCGACCCGGCGGATGCGGTCGCGATCGAGGACTCGTTCACCGGCGTCGCGAGCGCGCTCGCCGCGGGCATCACCACGATCGGCGTGCCGCACGCCGTCGACGTCTCGCGCGTGCCCGGCGTCATCCACTGGCCCACCCTCGCCGGGCGCACCCCGGCGGACCTCGCGGCCGCGATCAGAGAGGCCCGCGCATGA
- a CDS encoding SGNH/GDSL hydrolase family protein, which produces MQHAGMEHPYTRYVALGDSFTEGVGDEEPDLPNGVRGWADRVAEELARTSPGLGYANLAIRGRLLQQIVDEQLEPAIALEPDLITISAGGNDLIRPGGDPDVLAARMDVVLEALTATGAQVVLFNGPDIAMTPVLRGIRGKVGIYNANLHGLAAKHGAIVADMWSARQLQQPRMWAPDRLHFSAYGHHAIAILVLDALGVQHELTPMEPVPLPARSWQRVRLDDLQWAREHLAPWVVRRLRGQSSGDTIHPKRPTPGPVLPFQHLDD; this is translated from the coding sequence ATGCAGCACGCCGGCATGGAGCATCCGTACACCCGCTACGTCGCACTGGGCGACAGCTTCACGGAGGGGGTGGGCGACGAGGAGCCGGACCTGCCGAACGGCGTGCGCGGCTGGGCCGACCGCGTGGCCGAGGAGCTCGCGCGCACGAGCCCGGGGCTCGGCTACGCGAACCTCGCCATCCGCGGCAGGCTGCTGCAGCAGATCGTCGACGAGCAGCTCGAGCCGGCCATCGCGCTCGAGCCCGACCTCATCACCATCTCGGCAGGCGGCAACGACCTCATCCGCCCCGGCGGCGACCCCGACGTGCTCGCGGCGCGCATGGACGTCGTGCTCGAGGCGCTCACCGCGACGGGCGCGCAGGTCGTGCTCTTCAACGGCCCCGACATCGCCATGACGCCGGTGCTGCGCGGCATCCGCGGCAAGGTCGGCATCTACAACGCCAACCTGCACGGCCTCGCCGCGAAGCACGGCGCGATCGTCGCCGACATGTGGTCGGCGCGGCAGCTGCAGCAGCCCCGCATGTGGGCGCCCGACCGGCTGCACTTCTCGGCGTACGGGCACCACGCGATCGCCATCCTCGTGCTCGACGCGCTCGGGGTGCAGCACGAGCTGACGCCGATGGAGCCCGTGCCGCTGCCCGCGCGCAGCTGGCAGCGGGTGCGGCTCGACGACCTGCAGTGGGCGCGCGAGCACCTCGCGCCCTGGGTCGTGCGTCGCCTGCGCGGCCAGTCGTCCGGCGACACCATCCATCCGAAGCGCCCGACGCCCGGTCCGGTGCTGCCGTTCCAGCACCTCGACGACTAG
- a CDS encoding aminoglycoside phosphotransferase family protein has product MRSDGATIDGATIDAPLVRALLSEQFPAWAALPLRPVDEGGNDHRMFRLGDALSVRLPSAPGYVPQVEKEQSWLPRLAATVPLPIPTVVGAGRASARFSAPWSVYGWLEGEPAWSAAIDDPERFAADLARFLVALRGADTAGAPAPGPHSAFRGGPLEHWDDEMRDLLLRVEGSERDGAAGIWRDALAAPHTGPTTWFHGDVSTHNLLVRDGELSAVIDFGCSGVGDTACDTVIVWTHLHGAARGVYRRELEVDDATWARGRGWAIWKALIMLDSRWPAQVALARRVLERLLDER; this is encoded by the coding sequence GTGAGGAGCGACGGCGCGACGATCGACGGCGCCACGATAGACGCCCCGCTCGTGCGCGCGCTGCTCAGCGAGCAGTTCCCCGCGTGGGCCGCGCTGCCCCTCCGCCCCGTCGACGAGGGCGGCAACGACCACCGGATGTTCCGGCTGGGCGACGCCCTCAGCGTGCGGCTGCCGAGCGCCCCCGGCTACGTGCCGCAGGTCGAGAAGGAGCAGTCGTGGCTGCCGCGGCTCGCGGCGACGGTGCCGCTGCCCATCCCCACCGTCGTGGGCGCCGGACGAGCCTCAGCGCGCTTCTCCGCCCCGTGGTCGGTCTACGGGTGGCTCGAGGGCGAGCCGGCGTGGAGCGCGGCGATCGACGACCCCGAGCGCTTCGCCGCCGACCTCGCGCGCTTCCTGGTCGCGCTGCGCGGTGCCGACACCGCCGGCGCGCCGGCCCCCGGTCCGCACAGCGCCTTCCGCGGCGGCCCGCTCGAGCACTGGGACGACGAGATGCGCGACCTGCTGCTCCGCGTCGAGGGCAGCGAGCGGGACGGCGCGGCCGGCATCTGGCGTGACGCGCTGGCCGCGCCCCACACCGGGCCCACCACCTGGTTCCACGGCGACGTCTCGACGCACAACCTGCTCGTGCGCGACGGCGAGCTGTCGGCCGTCATCGACTTCGGCTGCTCGGGGGTCGGCGACACCGCGTGCGACACCGTGATCGTCTGGACCCACCTGCACGGCGCCGCGCGCGGCGTCTACCGCCGCGAGCTCGAGGTCGACGACGCGACGTGGGCGCGCGGGCGCGGCTGGGCCATCTGGAAGGCCCTCATCATGCTCGACAGCCGATGGCCGGCGCAGGTCGCGCTCGCACGCCGCGTGCTCGAGCGGCTGCTCGACGAGCGGTGA
- a CDS encoding dihydrofolate reductase family protein produces the protein MSRRDVVVCHLLSLDGVAEAPEEFFDPWGDEADAAAAEWCTTQDAVVLGRRSYDEWVRFWPGSDLEPFASFIGAVEKHVATSTPLDPPWSNARAIDGDLVDSIRELRSRPGGEIGVHASISIAQALLAAGVVDRLRLLVAPTIVGPGRRLLDGLPPMRLTPIRSEVTPGGCLLLDHRVALA, from the coding sequence GTGAGCCGGAGAGACGTCGTGGTGTGCCACCTGCTGTCGCTCGACGGCGTCGCCGAGGCGCCCGAGGAGTTCTTCGACCCATGGGGCGACGAGGCGGACGCCGCGGCCGCCGAGTGGTGCACGACGCAGGACGCCGTCGTGCTCGGCCGACGCAGCTACGACGAGTGGGTGCGGTTCTGGCCGGGCAGCGACCTGGAGCCGTTCGCGTCGTTCATCGGCGCCGTCGAGAAGCACGTCGCCACCTCGACGCCGCTCGACCCGCCGTGGTCGAACGCGCGGGCGATCGACGGCGACCTCGTCGACAGCATCCGCGAGCTGCGCAGCCGACCCGGGGGAGAGATCGGCGTGCACGCGAGCATCTCGATCGCGCAGGCGCTCCTGGCCGCCGGCGTCGTCGACCGGCTGCGACTGCTCGTCGCGCCGACGATCGTCGGCCCAGGGCGTCGGCTGCTCGACGGCCTGCCGCCGATGCGCCTCACCCCGATCCGCAGCGAGGTGACGCCGGGCGGCTGCCTCCTGCTCGACCACCGCGTGGCGCTGGCGTGA
- a CDS encoding undecaprenyl-diphosphate phosphatase, with translation MDWLIAILLGVLQGATEFLPISSSAHLRIAGELLPGAEDPGATFTAITQIGTEIAVVVFFWRDISRIIAKWFGSLRGRVAKDDPDVKMGWLVIIGTIPIVLAGVLFQDLIRDQWRSLWITATVLIVFGIILGLCDMLGKRVKTLETTTYRDGLLIGLAQVLALVPGVSRSGATTSMGRALGYERPAAAKYAFFLAVPAVFGAGLYETAQAITEPSSVGLGWGPTIVATIVAFLVGIAVIKWLMAFISRGSFLPFVIYRIALGAVLLVALSAGWIDAQ, from the coding sequence ATGGACTGGCTGATCGCGATTCTGCTCGGAGTGCTCCAGGGCGCCACCGAGTTCCTGCCCATCTCGTCGAGCGCGCACCTGCGCATCGCCGGTGAGCTGCTGCCCGGGGCGGAGGACCCGGGCGCGACGTTCACCGCGATCACGCAGATCGGCACCGAGATCGCGGTCGTCGTGTTCTTCTGGCGCGACATCTCGCGCATCATCGCGAAGTGGTTCGGCTCGCTGCGCGGGCGGGTCGCGAAGGACGACCCGGACGTGAAGATGGGCTGGCTCGTCATCATCGGCACGATCCCGATCGTGCTCGCGGGCGTGCTCTTCCAGGACCTCATCCGCGACCAGTGGCGGAGCCTGTGGATCACCGCCACGGTGCTGATCGTCTTCGGCATCATCCTCGGCCTGTGCGACATGCTCGGCAAGCGCGTGAAGACGCTCGAGACGACGACCTACCGCGACGGACTGCTCATCGGGCTCGCCCAGGTGCTCGCGCTCGTGCCCGGCGTCTCCCGCTCCGGCGCGACGACGAGCATGGGCCGCGCGCTCGGCTACGAGCGCCCCGCGGCCGCGAAGTACGCGTTCTTCCTCGCCGTGCCCGCCGTCTTCGGCGCCGGCCTGTACGAGACGGCGCAGGCGATCACCGAGCCGTCGTCGGTCGGCCTCGGCTGGGGTCCGACGATCGTCGCCACGATCGTCGCGTTCCTCGTGGGCATCGCCGTCATCAAGTGGCTCATGGCCTTCATCTCGCGCGGCAGCTTCCTGCCGTTCGTCATCTACCGCATCGCGCTCGGCGCGGTGCTGCTGGTCGCGCTGAGCGCCGGCTGGATCGACGCCCAGTGA
- a CDS encoding D-alanyl-D-alanine carboxypeptidase family protein, whose translation MTAAAARRRTRRTHPLVVLLRILVAMVLVAAVLLGVAVLLAPTPVVAATPVETTAEPLPEPAIDWPAEARSAGYGVVGIDGAPDTWDSTGSTEAHPMASVTKLVTVLIVLDAHPITGDDRGATITLDGDDVAAQYRALAENAPIAPVYDGLQLTQRDLIEWSLVDSAGNAIWSLANWAFGDIDGFLAAADDWAARHGLEHTDLEDPAGLEAGSVSSALDLTRIALMAVEDPVVLSTIQLESVRIPGIGIAPNTNRILGQHDVDGGKTGTLKVWGRNLFVTAVREVDGVERRIVGIVMGTIAAEETDAAMIQLLESVWPNFAARTILPEGTVVAEYRAPWGAATDAVTTGALDAHVFADDAPGWSATAEPIDAGSPPSAVGEVRLEVGDVAAPVRTTELLLAPDGWWRIANAPQVLGWYGDSTR comes from the coding sequence GTGACGGCCGCTGCCGCGCGGCGGCGCACCCGCCGCACGCATCCGCTCGTCGTGCTGCTGCGCATCCTCGTCGCGATGGTGCTCGTCGCCGCCGTGCTGCTCGGCGTCGCCGTGCTGCTCGCGCCGACGCCGGTCGTGGCGGCGACCCCGGTCGAGACGACCGCCGAGCCGCTGCCGGAGCCCGCGATCGACTGGCCCGCCGAGGCCCGCTCCGCCGGCTACGGCGTGGTCGGCATCGACGGTGCTCCGGACACCTGGGACAGCACGGGCAGCACCGAGGCGCATCCGATGGCGAGCGTCACGAAGCTCGTGACGGTGCTCATCGTGCTCGACGCGCATCCGATCACGGGTGACGACCGCGGTGCGACCATCACCCTCGACGGCGACGACGTCGCCGCGCAGTACCGTGCCCTCGCCGAGAACGCGCCGATCGCGCCCGTGTACGACGGGCTGCAGCTCACGCAGCGCGACCTCATCGAGTGGTCGCTCGTCGACTCGGCCGGCAACGCCATCTGGTCGCTCGCGAACTGGGCGTTCGGCGACATCGACGGCTTCCTCGCCGCCGCCGACGACTGGGCGGCGCGGCACGGCCTCGAGCACACCGACCTGGAGGATCCCGCGGGCCTCGAGGCGGGCAGCGTCTCGAGCGCGCTCGACCTCACGCGCATCGCCCTGATGGCGGTCGAGGACCCGGTGGTGCTCTCGACGATCCAGCTCGAGTCGGTGCGCATCCCCGGGATCGGCATCGCGCCGAACACGAACCGCATCCTCGGGCAGCACGACGTCGACGGCGGCAAGACCGGCACGCTCAAGGTGTGGGGGCGCAACCTCTTCGTCACCGCCGTGCGCGAGGTCGACGGCGTCGAGCGGCGGATCGTCGGCATCGTCATGGGCACGATCGCCGCCGAGGAGACCGACGCGGCGATGATCCAGCTGCTCGAGAGCGTCTGGCCCAACTTCGCCGCCCGCACGATCCTCCCCGAGGGCACCGTGGTCGCCGAGTACCGGGCGCCGTGGGGCGCGGCGACGGATGCGGTGACGACCGGTGCGCTCGACGCGCACGTGTTCGCCGACGACGCGCCGGGCTGGTCGGCGACGGCCGAGCCCATCGACGCGGGCTCGCCGCCGAGCGCGGTGGGCGAGGTGCGGCTCGAGGTCGGCGACGTCGCCGCGCCGGTCCGCACCACCGAGCTGCTGCTCGCGCCCGACGGCTGGTGGCGGATCGCGAACGCGCCGCAGGTGCTCGGCTGGTACGGGGACTCGACGCGGTAG
- a CDS encoding cysteine--1-D-myo-inosityl 2-amino-2-deoxy-alpha-D-glucopyranoside ligase — protein sequence MRSWQRAEVPSLDALGHGTGERPSVHDVRRDGRAVIPAGGPDDRPTASMYTCGITPYDATHLGHAFTYLAFDTLTRVWLDAGIEVRTAMNSTDVDDPLLERAARDGVDWRELADRQQQLFRGDMEALRILPPDSWVAVTERIQPIAEAVQRMLDTGDAYTLPAEGAVDADGVDVLFDSAKRRQFPMGTGSRTGADEMLELTREFGGDPDRPGKRSPLDPLLWRAERPGEPAWDSPVGRGRPGWHVECTAIAMEELGAPFTVAAGGRDLRFPHQEMQGHHALALGAPMFSDVRLNAGLVAFEGEKMSKSLGNLVLVSRLLQEGARPAAVRLALLDHHWREDWEWFPEMLEAAEQRLDRWLAWSTMPDDDPSLAESIVPWLRVTLADDLHTPAALQAVDAFILRAPADEGSLAAIDALLGIDLRTVEPR from the coding sequence GTGAGGTCCTGGCAGCGCGCCGAGGTGCCGTCGCTCGACGCGCTCGGGCACGGCACGGGGGAGCGGCCGAGCGTCCACGACGTGCGGCGCGACGGCCGCGCCGTCATCCCCGCCGGCGGTCCGGACGACCGGCCGACCGCATCCATGTACACGTGCGGCATCACGCCCTACGACGCGACCCACCTGGGGCACGCGTTCACCTACCTCGCGTTCGACACGCTCACGCGCGTGTGGCTCGACGCCGGGATCGAGGTGCGCACGGCGATGAACTCGACCGACGTCGACGACCCGCTGCTCGAGCGCGCCGCGCGCGACGGCGTGGACTGGCGCGAGCTCGCCGATCGGCAGCAGCAGCTGTTCCGCGGCGACATGGAGGCGCTGCGCATCCTGCCGCCCGACTCCTGGGTCGCGGTGACCGAGCGCATCCAGCCCATCGCCGAGGCGGTGCAGCGGATGCTCGACACCGGCGACGCCTACACACTGCCCGCCGAGGGCGCCGTCGACGCGGACGGCGTCGACGTGCTCTTCGACTCGGCGAAGCGGCGCCAGTTCCCGATGGGCACGGGCAGCCGCACGGGCGCCGACGAGATGCTCGAGCTCACGCGCGAGTTCGGCGGCGACCCCGACCGCCCCGGCAAGCGCTCGCCGCTCGACCCGCTGCTGTGGCGCGCCGAGCGCCCGGGGGAGCCCGCATGGGACTCGCCCGTCGGCCGCGGCCGGCCCGGCTGGCACGTCGAGTGCACGGCGATCGCGATGGAGGAGCTCGGCGCGCCGTTCACGGTGGCCGCAGGCGGCCGTGACCTGCGCTTCCCGCACCAGGAGATGCAGGGGCACCACGCGCTCGCGCTGGGCGCGCCGATGTTCAGCGACGTGCGGCTCAACGCCGGGCTCGTCGCGTTCGAAGGCGAGAAGATGTCGAAGTCGCTCGGCAACCTCGTGCTCGTCTCGCGGCTGCTGCAGGAGGGCGCACGGCCCGCGGCGGTGCGGCTCGCCCTGCTCGACCACCACTGGCGCGAGGACTGGGAGTGGTTCCCGGAGATGCTCGAGGCAGCGGAGCAGCGGCTCGACCGCTGGCTCGCGTGGTCGACGATGCCCGACGACGACCCGTCGCTCGCGGAGTCGATCGTGCCCTGGCTGCGCGTGACGCTCGCCGACGACCTGCACACGCCGGCGGCGCTGCAGGCGGTGGATGCGTTCATCCTGCGCGCGCCCGCCGACGAGGGCAGCCTCGCCGCGATCGACGCGCTGCTGGGCATCGACCTGCGGACCGTCGAGCCGCGCTGA
- a CDS encoding PAC2 family protein: protein MARGPIEGRIMVVAFEGWTDAGDAASGAVRRLIEACELEAFDEIEPDEFVDFAMHRPVVRTLEDGTRALQWPSTIAYAPTKPSSREALAEDAGLDVSSGNEGEIFALVGAEPSRNWTAYAAEFLEIVRGCEVDAIVFVGAMLADVPHTRPISTSITSDSRELQARLGVLQSEYEGPTGIMTVLSLAAQEAGVRTASLWASVPHYVHNAPAPKAVIALVDQLSEMVDVTIPLGDLVEQSGEWERGIDELTERDDDMRAYIGKLEEQRDAVESPEASGEAIAHEFERFLRDESKKPTDGPAAADDDDAPPAPPV, encoded by the coding sequence GTGGCACGAGGACCGATCGAGGGCCGCATCATGGTGGTCGCGTTCGAGGGCTGGACGGATGCCGGCGATGCGGCGAGCGGCGCGGTGCGCCGGCTCATCGAGGCGTGCGAGCTCGAGGCGTTCGACGAGATCGAGCCGGACGAGTTCGTCGACTTCGCGATGCACCGGCCGGTGGTGCGCACGCTCGAGGACGGCACCCGCGCGCTGCAGTGGCCGTCGACGATCGCCTACGCGCCGACCAAGCCGTCGAGCCGCGAGGCGCTCGCCGAGGACGCGGGGCTCGACGTCTCGAGCGGCAACGAGGGCGAGATCTTCGCGCTCGTCGGTGCGGAGCCGAGCCGCAACTGGACCGCGTACGCGGCGGAGTTCCTCGAGATCGTGCGCGGGTGCGAGGTCGACGCGATCGTCTTCGTCGGCGCGATGCTCGCCGACGTGCCGCACACGCGGCCCATCTCGACGTCGATCACGAGCGACAGCCGCGAGCTGCAGGCGCGCCTCGGGGTGCTGCAGAGCGAGTACGAGGGGCCGACGGGCATCATGACGGTGCTGTCGCTCGCGGCGCAGGAGGCGGGCGTCCGCACCGCGTCGCTGTGGGCATCCGTGCCGCACTACGTGCACAACGCACCCGCGCCGAAGGCCGTCATCGCGCTCGTCGACCAGCTGTCCGAGATGGTCGACGTCACGATCCCGCTCGGCGACCTCGTCGAGCAGTCTGGTGAGTGGGAGCGCGGCATCGACGAGCTCACCGAGCGCGACGACGACATGCGCGCCTACATCGGCAAGCTCGAGGAGCAGCGCGACGCGGTCGAGAGCCCGGAGGCGTCGGGCGAGGCGATCGCGCACGAGTTCGAGCGCTTCCTGCGGGACGAGAGCAAGAAGCCGACGGACGGACCCGCAGCGGCCGACGACGACGACGCCCCGCCGGCGCCGCCCGTCTGA